In Nematostella vectensis chromosome 2, jaNemVect1.1, whole genome shotgun sequence, one genomic interval encodes:
- the LOC116616090 gene encoding extensin has translation MKRIVVLIALIAWVSAIPLKSSRGKANDPQYGPQFGARGQPQQFGQGYGQQFGQHQRQPYGQQRYGQQQRQPYGQQRYGQQQRQPYGQQRYGQQPQTYGHQQRQPAQRLAQHLGQQPPSGLPQGQYGAPQYGSQFGHAQGQYGAPQYGSQFGPASPSFGSVYGAPVQFSGMPSQCAPSCMAASPCPSSCQPTCCGMNPSQLAQSVVPAPQYVHVPPATPTPKPPPTPKTPKPGAAPKIKNGCLPPCTTSVMGASYSSPAQFVMPQFPPQMPPQMPMSKPFVMPQYQPPPMAPMGCAPQCSPVSPMFMGCQSSCPTRCCKRG, from the exons ATGAAGCGTATCGTAGTCCTAATCGCCTTGATTGCCTGGGTCAGCGCCATCCCTC TGAAATCGAGTAGAGGCAAGGCAAATGACCCGCAATACGGTCCCCAATTCGGCGCCAGAGGTCAGCCTCAACAGTTCGGACAAGGTTATGGACAACAATTTGGACAGCATCAGAGACAGCCTTACGGACAACAGCGATACggtcaacaacagagacagCCATACGGACAACAGCGATACggtcaacaacagagacagCCATACGGACAACAGCGATACGGTCAACAACCACAGACTTACGGACATCAGCAGAGGCAGCCAGCCCAGCGCCTGGCCCAACACCTTGGCCAGCAACCACCCAGCGGTCTGCCACAAGGTCAATACGGCGCTCCACAGTACGGCAGCCAGTTCGGCCACGCACAAGGTCAATACGGCGCTCCACAGTACGGCAGCCAGTTTGGCCCTGCCTCTCCATCATTCGGATCCGTGTACGGTGCCCCCGTCCAATTCAGCGGGATGCCCTCCCAGTGCGCCCCATCCTGCATGGCCGCCTCCCCTTGCCCCTCTTCCTGTCAGCCAACCTGCTGCGGAATGAACCCCTCCCAGCTTGCACAGTCGGTGGTCCCTGCCCCACAGTACGTGCATGTCCCTCCTGCCACACCCACCCCTAAGCCTCCTCCAACTCCCAAGACCCCCAAGCCAGGTGCTGCCCCTAAGATCAAGAACGGCTGCCTCCCTCCCTGCACCACCAGCGTGATGGGAGCGTCTTACTCAAGCCCTGCTCAATTCGTCATGCCTCAGTTCCCTCCCCAGATGCCCCCGCAGATGCCCATGTCCAAGCCCTTTGTCATGCCCCAGTACCAGCCACCGCCTATGGCCCCCATGGGGTGCGCCCCTCAGTGTTCCCCTGTCTCACCCATGTTCATGGGATGCCAGTCATCCTGTCCCACCCGCTGCTGCAAACGAGGGTAA